The Onychomys torridus chromosome 12, mOncTor1.1, whole genome shotgun sequence genomic interval ACTATTGATGTAAACTGTTGGCACAGGTTACTTGCCTTAACCAGAGCTCTGAACAACAGGAGGTTCATAACAAAATAAGCACAACTGTGTTTCTATACAATTACATTATTACGGACACTGCAACTTGGACTCTAGTGCACtaaaaccatttctttctttctttctttttttttcttggcttttttgagatggggtttctctgtgacagctgtcctggaacttgatttgtagacctggctggccttgaactcactgatcaTTGAgcccagcctgtctctgcctcccaaacacgtgccatcaccacccagtgcACTAAAACTTTCTCTTTCACTTCTTTTTGGTAAGACAGGGTCTTTTCTGTATCGCTGGTTGCcttagaacttgctatgcagGTCTCAGATTTTCagtgatcctctggcctctgcctttccagtgctgaggTCACAAGTGTGGACCACCACGCCTGGGCTCTACCACCGTTTTCACACTTGGTGGCTGTACAAAAACAAGTGACAGAATCATCTGGCTGTCATCTCTAGCTTGCAGATGTGGGGATATCATgggcaccccaataaagcttgccagaggttcggagggcagagccagccactagattagacagaggcCAAGCAGGGGtagcacacacgtttaatcctatcactggggaggcagagatcatctgaatctctgtgagttcagggtctGAAGGATTCTGTCCTTTATGTCATCAGCTTGTGActgcgtcccagcctaaaaagtggacGTGCTCTCCCATGCATTCTCTCTGTACTCTATCTGCGCGCGCTGTCTCTGTCTTTGCCCTCCccccttctcctaataaagctctaaaaaggtaaccatggctcgtgattcttccaccACTGGAGTATCTAGCGCCAGCCACtagtggcacgcacctttaatcccaagcagtGACGtagggcggagaaaggtatataaagtgtgaggaagcAGGAACGAAGGCAATTCAGCTGAGATACTTTCtggtgaggactcaggctttcagtCAGTGGATTCCTGAagatggcaaggtgaggttggctatggctttctctgcttctctgatccacAAGGCAAGCttaattagggtacacaatattcaCCTCATGCAGGCTTATGATGTAAGAGTTTACGAGATACCCTGGATTGGAAGTCTGTTAAAGAAGCCAAAATCAAATCCTAACATAATCTCCCTTGACTACTGGCATTTGCTTACGTTTAGTTAGCTGTTAAGAATGAACTGAGGTAACCTTCCAAAGTACCCAGAAATAGGAAACGCTAATTTGTTATATGACTTTCCTTACTTAAATTGATACCTTAGGTATAGAGACAACTTATCAAGTCATTGCACAAACAGGAGCAACAATAACAAAGACAGACTGTAGTTTAGAAATAAAGTTATTGCTCTGAATAAAGGCTTTTATTCAAATTATAGCACCAAATGTGGTGTGTGCAAAGGAGTTATCAAGGCATTTACCTAAGCAGAAGATGGGTTACAGGAAAAAGGAAACTGTCCTTTGTAACTTCTAAATTGATCCTTTAGTTTGGGGttacatatttaaagaaaatcaaacagGCTGGTAAGtggctcatcggttaagagcacttagtgctgttgcagaggaccggGCTTAATCTTTATCACCCACgcggtggctcacaaacatcctaactctggttccagagaaGGAACGCCTTCTTCCGGCTTCCTTGGGGACACTGCAGGCACGTGGGGCACATAGATGCATGCAAGggatgcatatatatacacatataacaaGGCTTTTAGTTCAATTCTgtgtgtcattttcttagaaataGCTGAAGCCAATAgatttgacagggtttctctgtagttttggtgcctgtcctggaactcacgctgtagaccaggctggcctcgaactcacagagatctgcctagctctgcctcccgagtgctgggattaaaggccccaATAGATCTTTATATCTAGTTTGAATAAGGGCAGCAGCGCAAGAACACAGTTTTTATTTACTACTCAGATTCTGTGAAACAGCAGTACTGGTCAGGACAGAACTCTGGAATCAAAGGACCTTACTGCTTGGGAGACCTGGAGAGACTTTTCTTTCTTGGGCGTCAGTTAATTAGTAGGCAACTTGCGGGTAAAAACATTCCCAAAGATTTGTCaaaggcggtggtggcacacacatttaatcccagcactcgagaggcagagccgggcggatctctgtgagttcgaggcccgtgggtgatacagagtgagatccaggaaaggcgcaaagctacagaaaaatcctgtctcaaaaaacccaaacaaaacaaaacaaaaaaagcagaaaacaaacacgAAAGTGGTCCAGCTAGACCGTTAGTGCCAATGCTAAAAACCCATCGATGGACAGGGTCTGTCTTAAAAGGCAAAGATACACAAAAAACCTGGACCCGGTCTCAGAATCGGAAGGTTGCACAAGGCCGACCTCGGTCAACGCCGTGCAAAGCGCGTGGCCCTTTTCAATCCGCTAAACCGGTTCCAATAGAACCACCCGCCGCTGAGGCTACACCCACAAGTCAAAAGCACACACGCGGCTCCCGCACCAGCTGAAAAAACAGAGGGGTTCACGCACCTGCGAGCCTCGCCACGCCGCTCCAGCACGCACCCGCCGGAAGTTGGCCCGGGAATTCGGCGCGCGCCGGCCTCCGCCCCGCCCCCGGCGGGCTCCGCGGCCCATTGGCGGACCCTCCTCCGTCTCCGCCCGCGAGGCGATCCGCGGGGTTCCTCCCGCCCTAGGGTGCGGTCCGAGCCTGCTGCCCAGCCGGGCTCGCAGTCCCTGGCACCCCACTTCCAGCTGACACTTGTCAGGGGTGCCACGTAGAGCCTCCTGCCCTGGGGACAGAGCCAGGGCGACCTCCGTGCGGCGGGCCGCCCGGGGCTGGGCGCTGGAGGAGCCCGAGCGCACCCTGTTTAGAACGCAGGTCGCTCAGGCGCTCCCAGCCTTTGCTTAAAAATACGTGAGGTCGGCTCTAGGAGGGGACGAGACAGAATGGGAGTTGTTCCTATCCACTGCACAGTGGGGCCCCGGGACGAGGCTTTCTTCCTCATCATGCACGTCTTCCTCATCAAAGTAAACTTGGCGCCTGCAACAGACGCGTTAAAGCTCCGTGCCAGAACCCTCCcccttggttgttttttttttccttgttcccCTTTCTTCATGGCCTCTAATCTCGAGTATTTACTCGCTAGAGAAAGCCTCTTAAAAGTCCCCGCAGGCTGAGGGGACCAACAGCTGAAGCTGGCACGGTCGCCTCGGGAGCGACTTCTCCTGTAATGGCGCCTGCGTCAAACACTAACATGGCGGACCAGTTCGTGCGCGGCGCAAACGTCAGCACCTCTACCCCAGCGGCTCAGAAACAGCGGAGGAGAGCGGGGCGGTGCTCGCTGATTGGCTCGTGGGTGGAGCGTGCCGGGCCGGACGCGCCCCTACGAGCCAATAAGGAAAGGGATAAAAGGAATTGGCCGCTGCGCCTCCTCCAGAGGCATGCTGGGAGCCTGGAGGACTAGCGAGGAGGAGTTGAGAGAACGGAGCGGACGCCATGGCGGCCGACATCGAGCAGGTTTTTAGGTCTTTCGTGGTCAGTAAATTCCGGGAAATACAACAGGAGCTTTCCAGGTAAACTCTTCCCAGACTTTTCTGCCCCTCGCGGGCTGTTAGGGCCTCGTCTATCCTTCCGTGGCATCTTTCACGGAGACGCCGTCGTTTCTCGGCTCGGGCCCCGCTACGGCCCCGCCTGGGCCTGGGATCCATTTTCCGGGCCATCCCCCCAATCTTCCGTTCGTTCCTTTCGAGGAAGATCGCCCCTTCCGTGGTGTTCGCACACGCCATTTCTTTTTTCGAGATAAGAGGTTCACCTTTCTTCGGTTTGAATATCCCCTACCCTTCAGCTACTCCGAGGCCCAGTGTCCACCAGGGACGGGCCtagttccttctccagctcctcctccgccgccgcctttcccctccccctccccgcctcCGCGCCTTTCGCCGGCCGGCGTCTACGGCCGGAAAGGGTCTCTAACGGCCGCTTCTTGGGTAATCTTAAAACTTCATTATTGTTGTACGCTTCAGATCGTTTGGCGGCCGGAGTCTGTTTATTAGACTGCTCGAGCCCCAGTTAGTGTTAGACCGGATCTCTTTTAACAGTTGTAAACTCAAACATCTCAGTTCAGTATCAGACGCATGATAAAATGTTCGACAGAGGGATAGAAGGGGGCTTGGAAAGTAGTGACtgcttaattttattaattaggaAGTGGACTCTGTGTGTAGATCTGTTATTTTTCTTGCTACTCTGACTTAATGGGCAGATTTGAAGATCATCGCGCTGTTTTTGTCGCTGCTAGTAGACTTAAGAGATTACTTGGTTCCCAAAATTTCAAGTGGAAGAAATTTCCGAAGTTGTTTACTCCGGAAAATAGTGCGGGTTATGTTAAATGGTTTTCTTTTAGTTCGTTTCGTATAAAATGGCCGtttctttaaaatacagtaagaaagagttcttgaaaaataaatactcCAAGTTAAAAATGTTCTTACGAATGGTGTAAATTGAGAACAGTAATATGTGAATTAGAAAATCAGCTGATAAGCAGTTGTAAATTTATGTACCTAAATTATATTATTAGCTAGGGTTATTGGTGcaataatattttattgctgGAATTTtcgtgttgtgttttttttttttccaagatgtaGTTTTTTTcgtactttttttccctttcttgtgGACAGGCTCTAATATCACTTCGAACAGCCTTGTCATGTAGCAGAAACTGCCCTCCCACTCATCACCTCCTAAGTGATGGGTGGGATCACAGGCTTGAGCTACTACCactctctgaatttttttttttttttttttcctttttagtttttctgaaacagggtttctctgtataggtggctgtcctggaactcgctctgtataccaagctggccttgaactcagagattcactttcctctgcctccagagtgctggcattaaagatgtgttccaccaccgtccatctatttttttaaattaggactACATATATCCCCACTAcgttgcctttaaaaaaaattttttttttttgaggcattgGCTAAGGGAATGTAATTTTCCTggaaacttctttttgttgtcagtttgttttgtttttgagataggatttctctgtgtagctttgcaccttttctggaactcactctgtagcctcgaactcacagagatccacctggctctgcctcccgagtgcgtccgccaccactgcccttctctttttgttgttttgaggcagggtctcactgtctagctctggctgatctagaactcactatagagatcaggttgactttgaattcacagcaatctgcttgcctctgttgggattaaagtcctgtgcTACCACAGCCACCCTTCTGAAAGTTTAAGTAGTTTCCTGTACTAATTGTATTTACTTGTTTTAATAAGCCTTGTTTTTAGACcccccctcctacccccccccccttttttttgagacaggatttctctgtgtagccctggctcctggctgtcctggaactcatatagACCTCAAAAaatcacagatccacctgccgctgcctcccaagggctgagattaaaggcctgtgatcACCCCCTCCGGTGTTTTTATAGCTTTTTATTACAATATGAGTGGTGGCTTTTTCTTGGTTGTTGTAGTAGAAAACTTAGAAaccataaaagagaaaacaaaattaactacTGAAATTAGGTTCTTTCCTCCAATATAAacatgtcttttctcttttttggaggatgggttttgagacagggtttctttgtaacaactctggctgccttggaactcactctgtagaccaggctggccttgaacttggagatctacctgcctctgcctcccagtttctGGGCtcaaaggcgtgcatcaccaccccTCAGCCATATGTCTTCTCTTAATGTGATCATTTTTGTATTGTGTGTTTTAGACATATATTATGTCCTTTGAAGTCTCAATAATTTCAACATTTTTCATAACTACTTAAATCCCTTTTCAGGACACATTGTTGAATAGCAAAGTGGCTTGAAATTCTAATTGCTTTTCAGTAATTGTAATTAACATCCTGGTAGCTTTAAGAAGAAATtattggctgggcggtggtgttgcatacctttgatcccagcacttgagaggcagaggcaggcggatctcttgagagttggaggccagcctggtctacagagctaggtctaggacagctaaagctacacagagaaatcctgtcttgaaaaaccacaaattttggggggaggggtctttcaaaaatttttttcaattaattaattttttttgggggggggttgagacagggtttctctgtgtagctttggagcctttcctggaactcactctgtagcccaggctgggacttgaactcgcagaaatccacttggctctgcctctcaagtgctgggattaaaggcatgctccaccaccgcccagctcctgaatcccagtgctcaggaggcagagttagaaAGATCCCTATAAGCTGGTCTaaagtagtgagttccaggccagacagaataaagagacctgtttcaaaaatcaaacaaaaaaaccagggtatgtatgtataaatgctTAGAAAAAgtgtaaaataattgttttataaaGTCTGCAAAGAGCATTTCAACAAACAGCATGCTATAGGGCATGATAggtctaaaacttttttttttgatttgcCACTCCAGCAAGCTATTTTTCCCCCATTTGCTTATGTACTCATTAGTATGGATGGTGAGACTAACGTTTAGATGACTAAAATACACAATTTATTTTGTACAGATACATTTCTTCCATTTATAGAAACAGAATAATAGTCCTGATTGTAGAGTTTTGTTAAGAttgcatgattttttaaaaatatgtggcaGGCCAGATGTGCATGCTGTCAGTTGgaaccagccagggctacatagtgagaactttgtcttaaaaacaaaatgacaaaagagTGGCCCTCGTCAGTACTACGAGCGTTATTAGAAAACCAGCCATTCCTCACTACAGTGTTTTGTTTCTCCAATGAAATTGTTAGGTAGTAGTTTATGTGTATTCAATTTGTAAAATTCTAGTTGAAacaatgattaattttttttttttggcaagtgtacacaaaaatagtaaaaatgtttACATGAGTGACCTTGTTTTATCTACAGTAATATTCTTTGGCCCTGTGATCTGAAAATAGGTTAAGCCATGTACCATTTTACTATTAGTATAAACTAGTTCTGTGTGAATTTCTTGAATTACAAGAATTGTTTAGGTGCAGAATTTTTAATAGGTGTAAATTACTGGAtactatttcctttttaaattcaaAGACATTTCACTCAAAGTCTGAACCTGAAGAAAAGCTGCAAGTAACCTTTTACCCAGTGTCTGCCTTGACTGGTTGTTAACGGTGTACAGGGGTGACTTTATTGTGGCCACACTTTCTGCCATAATGTTGggtcatctattttttttctttgtgtattggCTCATTAATACTTAGGTAACTGAAAGCTTTAagttagtttattttaaaacttagaagTATGCGTTTAAGGACTTTTCTCTATCACAGTTCTGGAAACTttgtgtaaaaataaaagcattccaTCTGCTAGTGTTAAGAAGAATTATTAATGGCAAACATGAACTAGAAAATGTGAGTTGTATGGGCAATATAATGTCATGTAAGATTATGTTCATTAGGTTGTTAATGTTGAATCATGGTGTGATAACAGTATTCATGAAGATTAAATGTTCTCTTGTGAAGCGGAAGGAGTGAAGGCCAGCTGAATGGGGAAACAAACGCACCAATTGAAGGAAGCCAGGCGGGTGACACAGCGTCCTCTACGCGGAGTCTCCCAAATGAAGAGATCGTGCAGAAGATAGAGGAAGTCCTTTCTGGGGTCCTAGACACAGAACTGCGATACAAGCCAGGTACGTCGAGGGTAACTTTAAAAGTCTGAAAAATTTCTAATGTTGGTAGCATGGTTTCTAggttaatctttttgtttgtttgttttttaagacagggtttctctgtagctttggagcctgtcctggaactctgtaaaccaggctggccttgaactcaagagagatccacctgcctctgcctctcaaggcctctgccatcacacctggctaggTTAATCATTTTTTATAGTGTCTTAAGCTCCTCCTTTGAAAACAGTTATATTCAAACATGGATATTGGAGCACTTTCTTGACTTACTggtaaaataagatttttttaatctctaattGTTTTGTTGTGACTAAAATGGCAGGATTTTTCTATATGTGTCTTTGAAGGATTGTATTAATATCAGTTCTTTTTAAGATGGgttttggtgtcttttttttttttccctaatttttattttgcatatatgaACGTATTTGAGTATATGGAAATGTAGCTTGTGTGTGGTTGGTGCCTGAAGGCAAgaggagggtattggatcctATGGATTGTAGttcagagagttgtgagccaccaagtgggtgttGAGAACTGGTCAggttcctttgcaagagcagaacAATCTCTTAAGCACATTGTTCTAGCCCCTAAGTATCAATTTTGTAAAGTCCAAACTAAATCTTTAGTGGTTTTTAAGACACCTTAGAGTTTGTTTTAAATCCCATGCTTAGAAGTTGACTTGTGCTAGGTCATAgtgccgcacacctttaatctcaacacttgggaggcagaggcggttggatctctctgagttcaaggctagcctggtctacagaacaattttcacgacagccaaggatacacacagaaaccatgtctcaaaaaacaaaacaaaacaaaacaaaacaaaagttgacTTGTTTGTACAAAGCAAGTTGAAGTACAGTCATTGCATAGTATTTCCTTTTTGGAATTGATTAAATAATTGGTGCTTACAAATGACTTGGTTTAATCCCCAgccatatggcagctcataactgtctgtaactccaggatccaacaccttcacacagatacacatataggcaaaacccaataagaaataattaaaaaaatgaagagtttGTGAttaaccacaaaaataaattattaattgtaGGAATTAGGTGTGTGGTATGGTTCTCTCTGATAAGACATGGCTTAAAATAACAGCTAGTCTTGCTTAGATCATGGCTCTGGCATTCTTGTTTGTTTAGGTATAAACTACTATTTTATGCTGTGAAATAAGCAATAGAAAATGATTCATTTTCTTCTGATACAATGTTTAgtgttggtatttttttctttgatagtAGGAATCCCTGTTATATTTGACTAGCATTTCCTTAAGAtttgtcaatttaaaaaattttaattacatgtgtgtgaatatgtgcaggtgtctgtgggaaccagaagaaagtgtcagatcttTTGTgatctgcctgatgtgggtgctgggaactgaactcaggtcctttggaagagcagccagtgctcttaaccactgagccatctctccagccccaggattatCAAATTTTAAGCCGAGCAAGTGACATATCACTTCCTGTATAAATGAGGGCTAATGAAATATTAGTAGAAGTTATTTAAATGAGAGACTTTTATCTTTGGACATTAATCTTATTAGTTGCTGTAATGggagttattttcttttaatagaaaTTGAAACAAAATATGAAGTAAATTCattgacataatttttaaaaacttgctaTAATTTGAGAACAAAAAGGTTGTGGGGGgagtttcctttttttgagacaaggccttagTTTGTAATtctgactggcctagaattttgtaaaccaagctggccttgaactcaccgaaaCCTGCTAGCTTCTGCCTACaggatgctgagattaaaggcatgtgccatcataccctGCCTAAGAaaagaatgattttcaaaatattgtgTTTTTGTACCCACATATGAGTGGGTAAgtatccatgcatgcatgtgtaaacAGCCATGTGTATGTAGACTGCCTTTTTGTGAAAGTCAGGtaatttgtggagttggttttcttctataTTGGTgattaaactcagatcatcaggtttggcTATAAGTGTCTTTACACACTGAGCTGTGTCATTGAccctaaggaaaaaaataactttagatTTTAAtgacgaccccccccccccccccccccccccccgtcgcTAGGGGTAAGAATTGAAGCTAAGTCTctgtacatgctaagcaaacactctgaCTTTGAGCTATATCCTACCTTAAAATATAATTCATTCAGTTCTAAATAGGTTTTTGTGTTAGCaagaatttattttcatgattttagttttataaatcctggagagatggcagccCTCAGGTTTACTGGTTAATAGACAATagattattttgtaaattttatttacagTAATATTAATTATACAATGACTTCTACATGTAAATGAAACAAGTGGCAATTTGTATGAATCTACTTTGGGGAATGGCTGACAAGTTTTCATTACTTCCAGACTTGAAGGAGGCCTCCAGAAAAAGTAGATGTGTATCTGTACAAACAGATCCTACAGATGAAGTTCCCACCAAAAAGTCAAAGAAGCataaaaagcacaaaaataaaaagaagaaaaagaagaaagaaaaggaaaaaaaatataaaaggcaACCAGAAGAACCTGAGTCCAGGTTGAAATCTCATCATGATGGGAGTGTTGATCTAGAATCTGAttcctttttaaagtttgatTCTGAATCTTCAGGGATGACACTGGAACATCCTGTAAGAGCAGTTGGCTTTTCTGAGGCCAATGAAACCCCTGTAGTGCTGGAACCTCCAGTAGGATTGGTGGAGGTTCAGGAGTCACATCTGTTAGAGACTCCGAAGCCTGCTACCAAGCCTGCAGAACTGTCCTTTGGATCTACACCAGTAATCTCAGAGCAGTCTGAGCAGCCTGTGTCAGTAATGATGGAACCATCACCGACAAAGATTCTGGATTcctttgcagcagcagcagcgccgGTGCCTATGTCAACTGCAGCGCTGAAGTCACCTGAGCCCGTTGTAACAATGTCAGTGGAGTATCAGAAGTCTGTGCTGAAATCTTTGGAGACTACGGCTCCAGAGCTATCAAAGACCACGCCGGTAGAGCTTCCCGTAGCAAAAGTGCTTGAGCCGTCAGAAGCCCTCATGATAGTATCAGAGACACCTATTGAGGTGCACCCTGAACCAAGCACATCACCAATGGGTTTTCCAGAGCCATCTACAACTGATGCACTAAGATTGCCAGAGCAGCCTGCAGAAGCCCCATCGGAGATCGCAGATTCAGCCCTGACAAGACCTCAGGAGTCACTGGAGCTGCCGAAGAGCACAGCGGTGGAGCTGCAGGAGTCGTCGGTGGCCTCAGCCCTGGAGTTGCCGGGGCCACCTGCGACCTCCATGCTGGAGTTGCAGGGGCCCCCTGTGACTCCAGTGCTGGAGTTGCCTGGGCCCTCTGCCGCCCCAGTGCCAGAGTTGTCAGGGTCCCTTTCTACCCCAGTGCCTGAGTTGCCAGGGCCCCCTGCCACAGTAGTGCCTGAGTTGCCGGGGCCCTCTGTGACACCAGTGCCACCATTGTTGCAGGAATTGCCAGGGCCTCCAGCGCCATCCGTGGGGTTGGAGCCACCACAGGAGGTACCAGAGCCACCTGTGATGGCACAGGAGTTGCCAGGGGTGCCTGCAGTGTCAGCGGCAATAGAATTGACAGGGCAACCTGCAGTAACAGTAGCAATGGAGTTGACCGAACAACCTGTGACGACGACAGAGTTCGAGCAGCCTGTGGCGATGACGACGGTGGAACATCCTGGGCATCCTGAGGTGACAACAGCAACAGGGTTGCTGGGGCAGCCGGAGGCAGCGATGGTGCTGGAGTTGCCAGGACAGCCAGTGGCAACCACAGCTCTGGAGTTGTCTGGGCAGCCTTCAGTGACTGGGGTGTCAGAGTTGTCAGGGCTGCCTTCGGCAACTGGGGCACTGGAGTTGTCAGGGCAGCCTGTGGCAACCGGGGCACTGGAGTTGCCTGGGCAGCTTATGGCAGCTGGGGCACTGGAGTTCTCGGGGCAGTCTGGGGCAGCTGGAGCACTGGAGCTTTTGGGGCAGCCCCTGGCAACAGGGGTACTGGAGTTACCAGGGCAGCCTGGGGCGCCAGAGTTGCCTGGGCAGCCCGTGGCAACTGTGGCGCTGGAGATCTCTGTTCAGTCTGTGGTGACAACATCGGAGCTGTCAACGATGACCGTGTCGCAGTCTCTGGAGGTGCCCTCGACGACAGCGCTGGAATCCTATAATACGGTAGCACAGGAGCTGCCTACTACATTGGTGGGGGAGACTTCTGTAACAGTAGGAGTGGATCCCTTGATGGCCCAAGAATCCCATATGTTAGCTTCTAACACCATGGAGACCCATATGTTAGCATCCAACACCATGGACTCCCAAATGCTAGCATCCAACACTATGGATTCTCAGATGCTAGCATCCAATACCATGGATTCCCAGATGTTAGCATCTAGCACCATGGACTCCCAGATGTTAGCCTCTAGCACTATGGACTCCCAGATGTTAGCAACTAGCTCCATGGACTCCCAGATGTTAGCAACCAGCTCCATGGACTCCCAGATGTTAGCAACCAGCTCCATGGACTCCCAGATGTTAGCAACCAGCTCTATGGACTCCCAGATGTTAGCAACCAGCAGTATGGACTCCCAGATGTTAGCAACCAGCTCCATGGACTCCCAGATGTTAGCATCCAGTTCCATGGATTCCCAGATGTTAGCAACCAGCTCCATGGACTCCCAGATGTTAGCAACCAGTTCCATGGACTCCCAGATGTTAGCATCTGGTGCTATGGATTCTCAAATGCTAGCTTCTGGCACCATGGATGCTCAGATGTTAGCATCTGGTACCATGGATGCCCAAATGCTAGCATCTAGTACCCAAGATTCTGCTATGATGGGTTCAAAATCTCCTGATCCTTATAGGTTAGCTCAGGATCCTTACAGATTAGCTCAGGATCCCTATAGGTTGGGTCATGACCCCTATAGGTTAGGCCATGATGCTTATAGGTTAGGACAGGACCCCTATAGATTAGGCCATGATCCCTACAGACTAACTCCTGATCCCTATAGGATGTCACCTAGACCCTACAGAATAGCACCCAGGTCCTATAGAATAGCACCTAGGCCATACAGGTTAGCACCTAGACCCTTGATGTTAGCATCTAGACGTTCTATGATGATGTCCTATGCTGCAGAACGTTCCATGATGTCATCTTATGAGCGCTCTATGATGTCTTATGAACGCTCTATGATGTCTCCTATGGCTGAGCGCTCTATGATGTCAGCCTATGAGCGCTCTATGATGTCAGCTTATGAGCGCTCCATGATGTCACCTATGGCTGAGCGTTCTATGATGTCAGCTTATGAACGCTCTATGATGTCAGCTTACGAGCGCTCCATGATGTCCCCTATGGCTGATCGATCTATGATGTCCATGGGTGCCGACCGGTCTATGATGTCATCGTACTCTGCAGCTGACCGGTCTATGATGTCATCGTACTCTGCAGCTGACCGATCTATGATGTCATCTTACACTGATCGATCAATGATGTCTATGGCAGCTGATTCTTATACTGATTCTTACACTGATTCCTATACCGAGGCATATATGGTgcctcctttgcctcctgaagAGCCCCCAACAATGCCACCATTGCCACCTGAGGAACCACCAATGACACCACCATTGC includes:
- the Son gene encoding protein SON isoform X9, producing the protein MAADIEQVFRSFVVSKFREIQQELSSGRSEGQLNGETNAPIEGSQAGDTASSTRSLPNEEIVQKIEEVLSGVLDTELRYKPDLKEASRKSRCVSVQTDPTDEVPTKKSKKHKKHKNKKKKKKKEKEKKYKRQPEEPESRLKSHHDGSVDLESDSFLKFDSESSGMTLEHPVRAVGFSEANETPVVLEPPVGLVEVQESHLLETPKPATKPAELSFGSTPVISEQSEQPVSVMMEPSPTKILDSFAAAAAPVPMSTAALKSPEPVVTMSVEYQKSVLKSLETTAPELSKTTPVELPVAKVLEPSEALMIVSETPIEVHPEPSTSPMGFPEPSTTDALRLPEQPAEAPSEIADSALTRPQESLELPKSTAVELQESSVASALELPGPPATSMLELQGPPVTPVLELPGPSAAPVPELSGSLSTPVPELPGPPATVVPELPGPSVTPVPPLLQELPGPPAPSVGLEPPQEVPEPPVMAQELPGVPAVSAAIELTGQPAVTVAMELTEQPVTTTEFEQPVAMTTVEHPGHPEVTTATGLLGQPEAAMVLELPGQPVATTALELSGQPSVTGVSELSGLPSATGALELSGQPVATGALELPGQLMAAGALEFSGQSGAAGALELLGQPLATGVLELPGQPGAPELPGQPVATVALEISVQSVVTTSELSTMTVSQSLEVPSTTALESYNTVAQELPTTLVGETSVTVGVDPLMAQESHMLASNTMETHMLASNTMDSQMLASNTMDSQMLASNTMDSQMLASSTMDSQMLASSTMDSQMLATSSMDSQMLATSSMDSQMLATSSMDSQMLATSSMDSQMLATSSMDSQMLATSSMDSQMLASSSMDSQMLATSSMDSQMLATSSMDSQMLASGAMDSQMLASGTMDAQMLASGTMDAQMLASSTQDSAMMGSKSPDPYRLAQDPYRLAQDPYRLGHDPYRLGHDAYRLGQDPYRLGHDPYRLTPDPYRMSPRPYRIAPRSYRIAPRPYRLAPRPLMLASRRSMMMSYAAERSMMSSYERSMMSYERSMMSPMAERSMMSAYERSMMSAYERSMMSPMAERSMMSAYERSMMSAYERSMMSPMADRSMMSMGADRSMMSSYSAADRSMMSSYSAADRSMMSSYTDRSMMSMAADSYTDSYTDSYTEAYMVPPLPPEEPPTMPPLPPEEPPMTPPLPPEEPPEGSALSTEQAVLTADNTWPTEVTLPTEESVAQPEPPVSQSEISEPLAVPASYSVSESEASMLASEAVMTVAEPAQEPESSLISAPVESAVVAEHEIVTERPVAYMVSEATMSAEPAVLSEPSAMLETSETYDSMRPSGRAISEVSVSLLEPAVTMSQPAESSLELPSMAVPAPPTMTTPESPAVAVPELPTVADPEPPIIVVPETPTVAVPELPAVAAPEPPAMTTPELSSMPVAEPPVAVPELPALADPEHAATAGSGVSSLEPSVPVLEPAVPVLQPVTVVSEPWVPGQEPTVAISEPAVTVLEHTQIISPEMASESSPTVVESSVLSSHVMTGMNLLSGDQSLGPEVGVQDSLLHPGEEPHDGGHLKSDLYENEYDRNADLAINSHFIAKDVEHNTLCAATIGPLGETSEEKVLPVVETKEVTELDTCPAVSEADVGRSLSSQLALEPDTMGASKGLEFVTASVPSLDSRYDVEISLTTQDTEHDMVISTSPSGGSEADIEGPLPAKDIHLDLPSTNLVCKDTEDSLPIKESDQTVAVALSPKESSEDKEVPLPNKETVPDSVYPASIDEINEADLVRPLLPKDMERLTSLRAGIEGPLLASEVERDKLAASPVVISIPERASESSSEEKDDYEIFVKVKDTHEKSKKNKNRDKGEKEKKRDSSLRSRSKRSKSSEHKSRKRTSESRSRARKRSSKSKSHRSQTRSRSRSRRRRRSSRSRSKSRGRRSVSKEKRKRSPKHRSKSRERKRKRSSSRDNRKTVRARSRTPSRRSRSHTPSRRRRSRSVGRRRSFSISPSRRSRTPSRRSRTPSRRSRTPSRRSRTPSRRSRTPSRRSRTPSRRRRSRSVVRRRSFSISPVRLRRSRTPLRRRFSRSPVRRKRSRSSERGRSPKRLTDLDKAQLLEIAKANAAAMCAKAGVPLPPNLKPAPPPTIEEKVAKKSGGATIEELTEF